The region TGCAAATGTTTTCccaaataatcaacattgataTTGTGAATCAGAGTCCATCTGTCATTCTTGCAACGATCCTCAAGCAACCAAAAGTGTAATGCAGTTCCAACAAGATTGAAATAACATAAATGGCGCCTCGACAGCCCAATGCATCCATAGTCATTGGGAGCAAGTCTCTCCTTCTCTGGAAGCTCAATGGCACGAGAATTTCCTCTGTtaagatcaaaacataaaagTCGTTTTGAGTCAATCTGTTTTGAGTCAATCTGTTTTGAGGCAGATTGACGGTACAACACTCCATCCAAGTAAATACAATGCTTGGCCAATCTAGACTTCTTAGATCCATATCCAAAAGCGGTTTCTTGGATAGTCCAACTGCCAGTCTCTGATGAGAACACGCGCAATTTTTGGGGGGGCTTGGGCTCTGAATAATCAAAGCAAACAACTCTGTAGTGAGGTGATTTGAAAGGATCAAATGCCAAGGATGCAGAACATATGTTTTCGAGTGTAAAATCTCTAGGAATCACCACACACTGTTTTGTCAAAGGATTGCACACATAGTACTGCGGAATAGAACCCTCAACAAACAAAAGCAAACCATTGCAACAATCAAGGAAATCACCCCGGTCAGGTTCAAAAGGCAACAGCGAAGAATAGGACTTGACAAATTCATGTGGTTCCGGTGCAACTGCTGGAGTCATGGCGCAGGGGATATAATCAATGTATTTTTCCCTCCTACTGACCCTCAACGCAGGGTAAATAAAGCCATGAAGAGGTGAGGAAGCTGAGATTTTTGGAACACAAGAATCAGTAATCAGATTGTTCCAAGATTTGCAAACACTTTTAAGTCTAATGAGATGCTTGCGATCAGTAACCCGACAGAGGATGTCAACCAGCACATCATCTGGTAAACTTGAACAAAGAAAACTAGCACATCTGCACTTCTTGCTCTCACCTGCTTTTCCATCTAAAGAGGTAGCCATCAGTCCCCCTCTGCCTTTTTTCGCACGCACTTAATCAATTTGACAAGCaaagggaaaacaaaaggaaaagaaaagaaattagccACATGCTGTTTCTGACTTATCAGATGCAATTTGGGAATCCATCCTCTTCAGAAATAATTAACACCGCAAAAAGCCCTCCTCTttgccagaaaaaaaaaaaaaaaacaaaagtataaCTTTTGAGATCAGAAGGTGATAACTTATTTCAGagatttaaaatatgtttttcattcATGATTGAAAACAAAAGCGTGCTGAAAATCACAAAACGAAAAACACAACGttattaaatatacaaaaagATGGTAGAGAtgaataattttctaaattaattgaagaaaccaaaaaaaatgatcagcagaaaacaataacaatagaTAACTTATTGCAAAAATTTAGGGTAAACAAGGTAAATTAGCTTACTGTGTTGTCTCTCTCTGATTTATCAGATGCATGTAGTTGTCGGATCACCagtaactaaaaataaaataaatataattaagaaggTAAATAAGATCACAACAAAAAACTTAGTTTGCAAGAAATTAgggtttcaactttcaagtgATTTCTCGTCTATTTAAACCGTTTTGTATGCCACCAGCCCATCTAGAGAAATTGCTTATAAGGGCTCAACTATTGGGTCTTAGTTTGATTAAGATCTGGGCTAATAAGTTgtgctcaattaaaaaaatttaattacccATATTTCTTAAACcatcttagatatttttttaaaacaaaaaaaaagtaaaaaaatagaaatttctaataacttttaaaaataatttcagagAGAGAAATAGGGTAAAGTTGTGAGATTTTCAAAAACGCTGAATTAtccaaaagtttaaaaaataataaattaattcatggATGTATAAGTAATTTGTTGTTAgataggaaaagaaagaagatgtaTTGGGTTAAAacgatatttaaattattttgtattttaattttctaagatTTAAATTGCCgaataaaatagataatttttttaaaataaaaataatcaaattttgctatttttacCCACACTTGTTGTTATGAATAGTGATGCAAATCCTCAAATTGGATTTTCATGGCATGGAAAGCATGATTGGTTTATTAGCTGTAGAAATACTTCTGAATAAACCAACTTcctaatacttttttttttatttagatttgaatgtactctatataaaaaaaacttagcaatatattttaatcattattcaattttcaatggttttaaaatgatattgtagatttttatgatgatgttactactttttttaattgctatgtGCCTACTATAAAAACAAACtcattgatatttaattaagaaaatactcttaaaattttattttaatatcatgatgggttttaatttgcttacaaaaataatatttgcagTTAAAATGCACTTTTTCACCAAAACAATTTGAGAGatgcattgataaaaaaaaagtttagattaaaaatatatatttttctatttatttcaaacaatttgaatttttaaagaaaacctCTATTTCTATTGTCATTgtcttttattataaaaaaatatggacttggttaagaaaatatgatgttatttttaaaaatatcgttatttttttatgtttatattacTAATTGCTTTATAGATTATTATGTATTAATCTGATATATAGAATGTCTATGCTGGTTAATTTGCTCactaatattgaataaaaatagaatacatacgtataatttttatattttccaccatgacttgtttatatatattttttaaaatcattgttcTTATCTTTTATGCTACTGTGAATAGATGTttgatttatgtatttttaattgaaattcgcTTTCACGGTTATAGTGAGTTTTTGGCTCAAGAACAATATATACTccaataaaaacttatttaaggAATAAATCTTGAGGATTATTTTCTCAAAATGAATATGTACTACAATAAAAACttattcaaaatgaattttcttaaaaagcatttggaggtcatgatctcaCAAAATCTTGAGGATTATTTTCTCATCTTTTTGTAACACACTTTTTtgtctcaatttgttttttttaatatcatttattattattgtttaaaatataataagttGATATAAAAGATAAGTCTTCAGATCATTTTAGAATAAATCTTAATATCGATTGATCGCTTTACAAAATGTGAAGTAACAGCGACAGTCCACGTATATTGTTCAAAGGAATCTCTTGAGGGAGGGCTCAGTCCAGTGCCATGCACATGCACGTGACGAAACATGACTGACGACCCGCCAAATCCTTTTCAACGTGAAGAGGCATTAATGGTCCAAACAAGTTATTGAATATTCCGACtttccatgattttttcttttttttgagaaaagtCTCGtaattatggttgttttttttaaaatattttttatttaaaaaaatattattttttgatttaaaattatttttcacattaatgtattaaaataatttaaaaatataaaaatttttaattttttttaaaaagacttttaaagtgtaaaaataaaatcttctaaatctttttttttttttagcttaagtTTTACAAATCATAAACTTGTTACACATGCAAGAAGTATGAGAGACTTTTGtaatttcattttgaaaaagGAAGGTGGGAAAGGCAGACAAAGAATCATGGATATACTCAAGTAAAGGCCAAAGGGCAGCAGGGCCCCAAACAATCATGACCGTTACCCAATAAAATCACCACCACATTCAACTTCCTGATGACGCTAGGTTGTAGATACCCTAATTCTAGTCCTACCTCACGGGATCTCTCCCTTCTGTCCccacaactcttttttttttttttaaaaaagattttaaagccATAAACAGCTTTATAGCCGTTGAGGCTGAAATCCTCTCCATCTTTGTCAAAGAGAACAAAAAGGTGAAAAATTTGTCTCAATCCCTGCCCTAATCTTGTCACCTAAACCTTCTTTACTCGGTTTCAAATATTCTTCTGCTTTCTTCTCCACATCAAATCTTGAAGACCCAAGTCTAGAGGGGCTGAAAAGATGAAAGGAATAATGAAAGGGAAGTTGATGAAGAAGCTGTTGTCAATGAAGCCAACAGGGTACTTGAAGGAAACTAGAGTTCTCCACGTGAATGCAGCAGATGGGTTCATTGAGACATTGATAACGAAGCCTAGTCTCGAAGCTCAGGCTCAGGCTGAAACCCCAGAGTTAGTGGTACCCAAAGaagtggaaaaagaaaaggttaaagaTTGTAGCTTTGTTGCTGATCAAGAACCTGATGTTATTGATGTAAATGAGCTTATGAAAGatcttgaagaagaggaagaggaggaggaaatgGAAATGGAGGTTGATGAAGACAAGGAAAATGTTAGGCCAGTAGTGAAGGCAAGAGTGGATCTTTTTGGGGTTAAAGATAAGGTGGAGTCAAAAGGGTCTCAATTTAGGAAAATCCCTTTGTCAGAGATTGATATCTCATCTTTCCAGCGACCGGATTTGAATTCTGAAGGCCTTTTTTACCCGAATTTATTGACTGCCTTTGAAAAAGCAGCGAAAGAGCACATGGGAGTGAgtgaagaagagagaagagaaagtaTTGACGGGGAGAATCTTGAAAGAATAAGGGAAGCAGAAACACAGGCAAGAACTCAGCAAGAAAATCTTGAAAAGAGCCGAGAAGCAGAGAGGAATCTTGAAGACAAGGAAGAAGAGCCACTCTTAAAAGCTCGTCGAATCGAAGACGACGATGATACAGGTGACCCTATATTAGGCTTCCCAGAGAAGTGTCCACCAGGAGGCAGTGACTCAGTAATTCTCTACACAACAACACTTAGAGGGATAAGAAAAACTTTTGAGGATTGTAACAGCATTCGCTTTCTTTTAGAGAGTTTTCAGGTACTTTTTTTTGAGAGAGATGTGTCAATGCACATGGAGTTTAAGGAGGAGTTATGGAGGATTTGCGATGGCAAGGTGAACCCTCCAAGGCTTTTCATCAAGGGGAGATATATAGGAGGATCTGAGGAGGTTTTGGGTTTGCATGAGCAAGGCTGGTTTAGAGTGCTCTTTGAAGGGATCCCAATTGACAGATTCATTGGCTCACCATGTGAAGGATGTGCTGGTGTTAGGTTTGTTCTCTGTTTCAATTGCAGTGGCAGCCATAAGGTTGTCGCCGAAAATGGGTTGTCAAATATATGCCAggattgtaatgagaatggtctGATAACCTGTCCCCTTTGCTGTTGAAGATAATTGTATTGAATTTGTCCCTTGTGTatcacttaaatattttttttcattatctttcaaGTCTTGTTTGGAGGATTTTTTCCTATACTTTTTGTAATGCCCGTGGAAGAATATGGAATCTTTGGGTGTTTTAATGTACTAGTTTGTGAATTGGAATCAGTTTTTCCACATTCACCcctgtaaaataaaaaagagaatacGCATATTATACCTTTCTAAGAAGCTTATAATCATTTTCTTGTCATATTCACCcctgtaaaataaaaagagaatacGCATATTATACCTTTCTAAGAAGCTTATAATCATTTTCTTGTCAGCATTCTTTGTGAAACATGGGTATCTTGATGAACTACTATAGTACCAACTGAGCCATTTAGATGTCATAGGCATAAAAGTTTTTGAGTTTATTTCTCACCCCATTTTCAAGCATCAAAACCAAGTTGTCAAGAAAAGCAGCTCCATGAGTTGACACTTTGATGATGTGCCAAGGCTGTTTTTTAGATCATGATCATCAAGTGTAATGGATCTTTATGATTACATCCATTACATAACCTGGCAAAAAACTCTGCACTTTATATTGAGAAAGAGATAAAGGTCAAACTAATATTCTTCCTGCCTAGCATACAAAGCATATATCAGATTGGTGCTCTTGGCCATATATTAAACGCCTCCCAAGCTTTTTCAACGGGCCAGATAGGAAAGGCATGATGCACCGTATGCAAGCCAACTCTAGGTAATTAAGACTTCTCACATGCTCATGTCCTGCGCTCTCTCTTCAATTATCTGACAAAGACATGTAAGAGCTCACGCAACACACACCAAATGCACCATCCAAAAGGCCAGCAGCAACAAAGGACAGTTTCCACGACCAGAACCATGTGGAATACGCACAAATTCCAGCATTCAGCATCTAACGCCAGCACACACCCTCCAAAATCTCTCAGGGTGGGCGTAGAGAGGTGTAATTTCAAGGGCATAAGAATATGAAGTATTCAAACGGCTGGCCGGTCAAATAAGCACTACCAATTCGGTGCTCAGTTGTTTCACCGCCATTTTCTGTCCACATGCCTTTACCCGAACTGATGTCTCACTGCAACCAATCAAGTGATGCCACAAATTTTGACACCAACTGCTACATAGCAATA is a window of Populus nigra chromosome 10, ddPopNigr1.1, whole genome shotgun sequence DNA encoding:
- the LOC133705673 gene encoding putative F-box protein At5g52610 isoform X1 — translated: MHLINQRETTQGGLMATSLDGKAGESKKCRCASFLCSSLPDDVLVDILCRVTDRKHLIRLKSVCKSWNNLITDSCVPKISASSPLHGFIYPALRVSRREKYIDYIPCAMTPAVAPEPHEFVKSYSSLLPFEPDRGDFLDCCNGLLLFVEGSIPQYYVCNPLTKQCVVIPRDFTLENICSASLAFDPFKSPHYRVVCFDYSEPKPPQKLRVFSSETGSWTIQETAFGYGSKKSRLAKHCIYLDGVLYRQSASKQIDSKQIDSKRLLCFDLNRGNSRAIELPEKERLAPNDYGCIGLSRRHLCYFNLVGTALHFWLLEDRCKNDRWTLIHNINVDYLGKHLHRLDRITISRFGKISALRPFALHPTSEVIFFGTRGAMLSYHPEDKRVELIYRTKKDRQIIMGQNSVFPYTPCLVNLKDFGQLDCSLSQP
- the LOC133705673 gene encoding putative F-box protein At5g52610 isoform X2 codes for the protein MRAKKGRGGLMATSLDGKAGESKKCRCASFLCSSLPDDVLVDILCRVTDRKHLIRLKSVCKSWNNLITDSCVPKISASSPLHGFIYPALRVSRREKYIDYIPCAMTPAVAPEPHEFVKSYSSLLPFEPDRGDFLDCCNGLLLFVEGSIPQYYVCNPLTKQCVVIPRDFTLENICSASLAFDPFKSPHYRVVCFDYSEPKPPQKLRVFSSETGSWTIQETAFGYGSKKSRLAKHCIYLDGVLYRQSASKQIDSKQIDSKRLLCFDLNRGNSRAIELPEKERLAPNDYGCIGLSRRHLCYFNLVGTALHFWLLEDRCKNDRWTLIHNINVDYLGKHLHRLDRITISRFGKISALRPFALHPTSEVIFFGTRGAMLSYHPEDKRVELIYRTKKDRQIIMGQNSVFPYTPCLVNLKDFGQLDCSLSQP
- the LOC133705673 gene encoding uncharacterized protein LOC133705673 isoform X3 translates to MHLINQRETTQGGLMATSLDGKAASSPLHGFIYPALRVSRREKYIDYIPCAMTPAVAPEPHEFVKSYSSLLPFEPDRGDFLDCCNGLLLFVEGSIPQYYVCNPLTKQCVVIPRDFTLENICSASLAFDPFKSPHYRVVCFDYSEPKPPQKLRVFSSETGSWTIQETAFGYGSKKSRLAKHCIYLDGVLYRQSASKQIDSKQIDSKRLLCFDLNRGNSRAIELPEKERLAPNDYGCIGLSRRHLCYFNLVGTALHFWLLEDRCKNDRWTLIHNINVDYLGKHLHRLDRITISRFGKISALRPFALHPTSEVIFFGTRGAMLSYHPEDKRVELIYRTKKDRQIIMGQNSVFPYTPCLVNLKDFGQLDCSLSQP
- the LOC133705673 gene encoding uncharacterized protein LOC133705673 isoform X4; the protein is MRAKKGRGGLMATSLDGKAASSPLHGFIYPALRVSRREKYIDYIPCAMTPAVAPEPHEFVKSYSSLLPFEPDRGDFLDCCNGLLLFVEGSIPQYYVCNPLTKQCVVIPRDFTLENICSASLAFDPFKSPHYRVVCFDYSEPKPPQKLRVFSSETGSWTIQETAFGYGSKKSRLAKHCIYLDGVLYRQSASKQIDSKQIDSKRLLCFDLNRGNSRAIELPEKERLAPNDYGCIGLSRRHLCYFNLVGTALHFWLLEDRCKNDRWTLIHNINVDYLGKHLHRLDRITISRFGKISALRPFALHPTSEVIFFGTRGAMLSYHPEDKRVELIYRTKKDRQIIMGQNSVFPYTPCLVNLKDFGQLDCSLSQP
- the LOC133705137 gene encoding uncharacterized protein LOC133705137; this encodes MKGIMKGKLMKKLLSMKPTGYLKETRVLHVNAADGFIETLITKPSLEAQAQAETPELVVPKEVEKEKVKDCSFVADQEPDVIDVNELMKDLEEEEEEEEMEMEVDEDKENVRPVVKARVDLFGVKDKVESKGSQFRKIPLSEIDISSFQRPDLNSEGLFYPNLLTAFEKAAKEHMGVSEEERRESIDGENLERIREAETQARTQQENLEKSREAERNLEDKEEEPLLKARRIEDDDDTGDPILGFPEKCPPGGSDSVILYTTTLRGIRKTFEDCNSIRFLLESFQVLFFERDVSMHMEFKEELWRICDGKVNPPRLFIKGRYIGGSEEVLGLHEQGWFRVLFEGIPIDRFIGSPCEGCAGVRFVLCFNCSGSHKVVAENGLSNICQDCNENGLITCPLCC